The following are encoded together in the Chaetodon trifascialis isolate fChaTrf1 chromosome 3, fChaTrf1.hap1, whole genome shotgun sequence genome:
- the snrpe gene encoding small nuclear ribonucleoprotein E, which translates to MAYRGQGQKVQKVMVQPINLIFRYLQNRSRIQVWLYEQVNMRIEGCIIGFDEYMNLVLDDAEEVHMKTKSRKPLGRVMLKGDNITLLQSVSN; encoded by the exons ATGGCGTACAGAGGACAAGGACAGAAGGTCCAGAAGGTTATGGTGCAGCCCATT AACCTAATTTTCAGGTATCTACAAAAT CGCTCACGGATCCAGGTCTGGCTGTATGAACAGGTGAACATGCGGATAGAGGGCTGTATCATT GGTTTTGATGAGTACATGAACCTGGTCCTAGATGATGCTGAGGAAGTCCACATGAAGACTAAGAGCAGAAAGCCGCTGG GGAGGGTCATGTTGAAAGGAGACAACATTACCTTGCTGCAGAGTGTGTCTAACTAG